The window TCAaatagtattaacatgaaTGAGCTTTTGTATTGTCTAGTTTCTCGCTTGCAGATATCATTCAAATAGGTTCAATCTAAATGATCGCCTCAATGATTTTCAAAAGTATTCGAGACCAAgagattggaaaaaaaagatacaaaagtgTATTCTTACAGAAATGGTCCGTAtctacatacatgtatactaTATACTTATATGAATATCTAGTACatggatatacatatgtatatactccACTTTCAACAAGAAAGACACTAAAAACAGAATAGTTTTATCGTTAACAACGCGTGAAAGAAGTTCTCTTTTCTCTGTCACGAAACAATCTATTTTTgcattatcatataatatagaataaaaaattctgcCGAATTTGCGCTTGAATTCTAGATCTTATTAAAACTACACAGCTTGACCCCGTATTATTAATTGCAAGACGACAAGTAGTTGGTAAAGAGAGGTCTgtgaaagaaaagcaaagaagtgagaaaaagaaagcccTGTTTGtccaaagaaaaattactcACTTATGCACGTTCTTTTCGCGAGCTTTAACAAATTCGTAGACaaattcgttcgttttcaAGCGTACGGCTTTTCAAGTTGATAAAATTCCAATTGTTCATATTATGTTCTTTGTAAAACCTTATGCACgaaaatatgtatacgtatctcatgaacaataaaactaaattttatcgatttaaaacaaaaacctATACATCTATTTCTGAGAAACGATTCAACGttgtttccaatattttttatcgaatagtTCGTATCAAATATAATGAGAACATTTTCGAAAAGATTATTCTACTAAAAGAAGATTATCGGAGAACTGAGAAAATTGAAGATAAAGTTCCTTCTTTGAAAAGatgagaaataattgaaagaaatagcATTttaagataaggaaaaaggcTTACCATAAGAATCGCTGATTACTTTAACTTCATATTAAAGATTCCTCAAAACCGATTATCAAATTCCTTTCTCTTCGAGACTTCCACTTTCCTACTTACACCATTTCCATTGacgtattctctttctctattcgtttctctcctttcatttATCCACTcgctcactttctctctcattctctttctcgatgcTGAACTTCTCCTCTCACCCCCGCATTACTCTTCACCCTTCATTCTTCCTCCGTTCCGTGTCGCGATATTAGAATCTACCCAAGCCTCAAGAAATCCGATCGAACTCCTCCATTGGTATTCCTAATGGTGGGGAAGGACGTGGTAACGTCGTTTAAAAGCACCAACCAGTTCGATTAAACTTGCAGTCGTTCCCAGTCTCCATTTTTGATCTCATAAGCAGAAACGTTAAGAGAAATATAACGAATTATCTTGCTGACAAGCGATTAGAACAGATGGAAGGGACAGTTGCCGTTTAATGGCGTTTAAGAAACCATTCGTAGAAGCATCTCACGTCGAAGGAAATGAACGTGTTATCGTGATCGTATCTAACGCCTTATGGCATCGACgacaataagaaaataaatgatagcCTTTTTCTTACACATAGACGTTGTCATCTTTCGTTCAAACGAATCGAAGTAGGTGATCACCCTAAGGCTTTAAAGCTATGAATCAATCGAATTGCATTCACAGCGATTCGACCCTGAAACATACTTGACtgtaatatgatttattttacgttCGAGTATGTGAAGGACAGAATTGACGTTAGAATACTGGTCCTAGATATCCAAGGATTTTCCTTTGTatggcttttttttttgaagattgAAGAAACTATcctggaaaaaagaataatcaagagaaaaattgaaaaaaaactacgCTTACttctaaaagaaattttattcagaaaagaaaagaaaggaggaagaagaagaagaaaagaaaaaataaaactatcaTACTATCACTTTATAAACTAtccaattcatttttttctttttttttttaatattttcaaatatccttcaattatcttttaaatagacgatcaaaataattcatttaataaaatttcattcaagATTTCTTGGCCGAAAAAATTGAACTATTTTTTGTCACGTAATGAAAGCTGCTTTTCCGCCCTGATTAATCATAAAGGATTCACATGAAAAGCAATACGTTGAAACtctcaaaaataatattttaaaaacaaaacgataaTCCATAAATATTCCAGACAATTGTTCTGTTTAACTTCAATGATTCTTCGTAATCGAATCATCAAATATCACTTTTTACCGAACAAAGAAacattttaacattatatGCGATCATAAGTATTCACTTCGTATTACTTGAATacagaaaaaacaattaacaacgaaaatgatctctctctctctctctctctatctatctatctatttatctatctctctttctctctctctctctctctctctctctctctaaacaACAAATTCTATACCATAAGCCAAATGATAACACAATAATGGAATTATTCGCCGCAGTTAACAACATGTTAACCTCCCTGAAATTAAAGCTTCTCACATGTAATCACGTAATTTCCGCTTACTGAAATGGTACGATGATTATACGAAAATGATCATATATATGCAACATAGATTGGATTCCGGCAAGAGTATAACTATATGCAAGTACGAATAATGTTTTTTGTGCTTACTATTTCCAATCCtaatttaaaaacgataattagtaCCAACATTATGGATAAAtactaaaattaatatatttcttttaataaagaatttcaaaGAAGATTTTAATCCACCATTCTTCTCTTCAAAATACTTCTATTGATCGACTCCTGTATTGACCATCATCTTCGACTGCAACAAAGAGTAATATTATCGGAAAGTATGAAACTTAAGATTACtttcttttgtattctattcgaaacgaaaaggcttttcaataaaaatattcttcccGATGTACCACTTTtcaagaacatatatatatatatatatatatatatatatatatatatatatatatatatatatatatatattacgaagAGTAAATAGAAAGAGCTCTTATCTTATTAACAATTACCATTAGCATTCTTACAAaatcgtaattttttaaacatactttaatttaatttaaatttcattttagttCACATACTATACGATTATCATATCTCATTAATATCTAATCGAATAAGTTTTTCGTATAGATAAATATCATATCTTGATAGAAATCACACTTTATCAAATATACTACTAACAAAGtcaacaatgttaaaaaaataattgttttcgAATCAATGATAAATTCTGTTTACGAATGTTATCATCAAAACGAGACTAAACTCTACTACGTAAGTTCTTAGAACGGCAATTGTTCCCTAATGGATTAAATTCGGTGGAGTAATTATTGCTgtctcattaaaaaaaaaaaaaaaaaaaaagaaaaaaaaaccagagcACTCATGAAAGACCCGCTTAGCCTACTTTCTTCCATTTGGAAGATTGCACactttaaacaatatatacatttatatgaaCAACATATCTCAAaagatataaagtatataagtaaagttttttctttaacaggATTCATTGTAAATGGCAGAAATTGAAATACATAAAGAGCATTGTACACAACGTAAAACAAAAATGtttcgttaataactatacaaTCCTAGAAGCGTATGCCGCGGTTTGATAAAGCTTTTCTACGTTTTCCATTTTCTCAAGTAcattacaatgaaaaaaataaattactaaattcattgaaatttctttagTATACTactatagtagtagtattaatgCAATATATAGAAAACTATTCctacaggaaaaaaaaaatattactagaAGTTCTACTTCACAGATGTAGTATggaaacgatataaaaataatacataatatataaatttatattcactaattattatctttaactaaaataatcgacaaaatcTTGATTTTAgtcgtgtaaatatatatatacttgatatactttatatttatccACAAATGTCTACTATATCCAagctatttatctatttaatattataatatttactcagaatttgattgaaaagtttttgaaaatatatcgaaatatgcAGCTATTCGCCCGGTAATACTTGCGTTATACCCggtaataatttacaattagatTTCAATATATCGCAAGTATTACCGACCCAGatctcaccacgtggaggttgctgcttATAGAGATCCACGGGATAAAGATGACTCTTATcttttatactattattattactattactattactattattaaaaaattaaagcaATGGAgtgaatgtaattattaaagtttgATTATACGGAAAGAgggattttatatttactcgtcaaaatgcaaaagaaaaaattaatatctatcaAAATCTGGAAaaagttttcattaatattaaaagggaccggaaagtaatatcgtttctacgcatgtcgatatttgattgtgattaaaaataaaaacttattaaaaattcattcgtttgaatttaatttaaaaaagcaacattactttccggtccacctaatattaCGTGCTGTTAACGACACCGAACTTAAAGTTTAACTTTATTGAAATActaaatcgaaattatttgatatttaattgtaatcTTCAAAAGAATGCacattattgtttaaatattaatttattatacttcgtgtatattatacatcgtttaaataattataaaattattccaaaATTATATACTATTCCTAAGACCTATTAGTATGAATGTCTGAACAtggatttgtttatttttaccaTAGGATTATCAGTTAGAAGCTTATTAAAATGCCTGAATAAATTACCGTGGCTTTTTCGTGTGAGCGGACAAAACATGTTTCCTTGCTTTTTGAATGGACCAAAAAACCTGAATACCGGTTTACGCATACAAATAAGGAAACAATTGTTTACTTCACGGAACAAAACGCACGCCATTCtgatatgtatatgaataccAGTAGTGGAAATAAtagctttttctcttttacctcAAAATTCAATTGCGCCATTGTTTGAAACTTTTTTCACAAAAAGTGTCAAAAATAGTATTTACTTTAACAGTGAGTCCAAGTATAATTCTTGAACGGTTTTGATGAACAAAAtcttattttaaagataaagatttaaGAAAGAACATggctttttcaaattatttaaaaagctTAATTTTTATGCATAAACTATTGTTGAAAACATATCATTTttgatagaatttttttcaaagaaagtaaagctttttcaaaatGAGACCTTGTTCAAGAATTACGCCTGTACTCATTGTTGGTATAAACCATTATAAAACCAGAGTTGAACAGTCTTAAGTATCACCAAGCTTCGTTTAAAAACCTTTACACAATCCTCATTTAATCTCTATTCAGCgaaatctatttaatctttattacgtTCAAGTGCTAATATAAGTATTCATAAGAAAGATTAGCAAAAATCCGGTCGTAgtcgaaaaaaattgaaaaataccGGCGGAACGGCGTGAACTTTTGTGCCATCTCGCTCTTTCACGTGGCAAAACTTCACTGACCGTAACGTAAAGTAACGTCCCTCCTGCTAATCCTTGCAAAATCGGTAGCAATGCTTGAGACCATGATGCATTTCCCTACATAAAAATttccatttaaaataatattaaattttctaatgatttATTCAATTTCATCAAAAGCATATGCATCCATCACTTACCTCTGACGTAAACATACCAATTCCTATACCTATAACAGAACTAATGGCAAATACAAAACTCGCTAGGGCGAGTTTGCTCGTGGAATTACCCGTACCTATTAATTCTAAACCCATACAGAATCCAACGATAAATTTATGAGATGCCACGGCCACTAAGAAAAGCAGAAtctgtaattaattaaaaataagatattatattttaaaatgagtTTATGTAaaagttaatatataaatctatgtcAATTTAATAGGCATATCGATgaaatatcattatcaatgGAACGAAGTTCTAAAGAGAAGAATCTATTCAAATCGTATCATGACGTTCCATAACACATTATCAGCGACATATCTACAACTCCACaagatcttatttttattatttactatatatacttttattatttactaaaaattatttactataCATTGACAATTAAAAGCATAATTGAATTGTCAAAGTTTGAAATCGAAtcgtttaaagaaattaaacttgaatcatttttgaaaaatattacgattattcgattataagagaaaaaaaagagaaattctcCATGATAAAAAActttaacaaattttcatgaaactcaaaacttaataatattacgaacCTCAGCCGGTTTTTTTTGTAAGCCAATAGCCAATCCCTCCAAGATTGAATGAATGGTGAGTGCCAGTAAAAGGCCTACAGAGCCCACTTTGGCATCCGAGCAAGGTTCCGTGTGAGAGCCGTGACATAAAAATGTCAACTCCTCGTTGGAATAAGAGGCACGTGCGTTTGATGCGTATTGCATCGATCCATAATAACTTGATTTCCGATTGGTGTATTCATTATTCTCGCGCAAATTCGATTGATACCCCATTTTAGTTTCATTCGGGTAAACGCTTCTCACATTTTGGCTTGCTACGTTGTAACCAAACTGTTGAGAATGGGGGCGTCGATATTCTCTATAATCAAGATTCCATTTAGATAATTGCCCATCGACGCATCATTGTAGGGGATTCAAAGTAAACATTGTCTTATCGCAGTGCTATCAATTACTTTGAAAGCTTTTctcaaataataagaaataagagaaataatatcacaaaattataaaagtaaaataaaagatcctgaatgctttttcttttatcaaaataaaatcattaaaatcttGTTGGGTTAACATGTACACTGATCGATActattttcgtttcgtttcgtttcgttaagttttatttcgtttcgttaagtttcgtttcgtttagcAAACATGACAGCTTTTTTAACACCACAAAGGCCGATCAACCGAGCGCATGCGCATCTTAAGACACCCGATAATGCGTTTATCTTTTAAACGAATTTTCCGAACAATTTGATGCTTCAAAGTCGACCAAATATAGCGACCAACAGAATCGATTACgctaaagataaaagataccGCTGTGCTCGAGACACGAATGTATTTTTCTCAACATCacttctatttttatcgtcggATGTGCTAAACCCGAGCTATCGATCTTTGGTTcgtttgtatgtatatcaatttattaacACAAACCATTTGTGGCTTGAAAAGATAAGATGTTTAAGAATAAAACACGACGCGGAATAAGAATGcatgtaaaattattacaaaagaaaatttatcttatCTACTTACGAACACATCaagatttataatacataagtGCATctcaattgaaaaaataattagaattgaaagtcatataatctataaaatatacaatttgatGTGATAAAGATGTTCATTTTCGTATACCTACCCACAAACTTGAAAGTTTCTATTTCTGTTTCCATGGTCATGATTATACGAGTTTGGAGAATAATCGATATTGCTACCCCAAAAATAATGAACACACTCGTCAAcgaaataaagtaaaagaaatccACAAGAAATAGCAAGTTCTCCGTATTTTGGTAGGGACTCTCTTACTTCTGGTAGCATGTGAAGTATCGAAGTGGCTAATAAGACTCCTCCGCCGAAACAAAGTACACAAGAGAGAATTAACTTATGTTGAAAATCTCGTACATGTGAAACGAAACACGCTGGCGCAATACTCACGACAAAACTCCCAATGCCGATCGTGAGTATCGACGCAATTTTCACTTGTGTCGCGGTcacgtacattttttttttttttttttttttttttttttttttttttttttttcattcaaatgcACCTTTAAACGTCTCTTATAGACTGTACGCTATAATCAGAAAgactcttcttatttcttgttAATCTACTGAACACGATAAGATCGATACTCGAAAGATATCGGaaagtaaaacgaaaaaaataatcgtctACATTGAAATAACGTCCACATAGATGTCCACACTAATAGAAATGTATCATCCAAAAGGATTATTCATATGAACTTcgaaattcgaaaataatagaatagtgctttcaataaatttttttagacTAATCAATTTGATTCTTTATGATCTGTTCTTTTGTTAAAATTCCTATCgatgaattaatattacagataatataaattattcaaaaagaaatgattctttgttttctcttcatACAGATAAATTATAATCTCAATTCCTCTattttcgtttgatttttatttcattatttttttaattatttaattaaatgcacacatttaaaaataataatttgaacatAGGTAAATACATTTCATTTCCAATTTAATCAATCTTACCTAAAgcaatacaattattatacattgatttataactattattgaattaatttatcatatttaatatttacaattaaaacgaatttGACAACTACTTATCTCATGAGCTTAGAAATATCTATTTAGAAGTTTTTAGTACTAATCTTTGCTAATAGTAGCGCTATAATCCGTTTCTGTCagtatatcgataatatagaaCACGATacaaatatgataaaatgaaGATTATCGACAAGATTTTttctgaaataataatatggtaAAAATAGCTACGCTAAATAACGATAGgagaatatatgtgtattttctTTGGTATGTcatagaaaatgataaatatatataataaagataaaattcataaaataaacTGTATCATCAAAAACGAAATGATTGACATAAATGAAATCAACATAAATAAGTCCTTCGTTAACTGATgcttataacattttatttatgtggCTTTACCATCTATCTTAAAATTCAtagatcatttatatttattcgatgttatcgttattacaatcaGCTGTAGTCTGTATATACTTCAGTAAAAACATGTTATTTTTAACTGTGCCATTTAATTGTGTATTTTAACAgttgtttaattaaaactttcctttaatttaaaggctaaatattaaaacaatcaTGTCATCTCATTATGCACCTAATCATAATCGTGATCAAAATGACTATGTTTCtaacaaaaaaagacataATAAAAGAGACGATAATATTACTGAAAGTAAAAAACATAAATCTTTAAGTTCACATAGTTCGTTTAGTCATTCAACTTCGCAAAGGAATAAAGATGatgaagaatataaacaaatgGATTTAACAAATCATGGCACTGAACAATCGTATGAATATAAGTCacaatatgatattaaaaacttttcttttagtAAACATACAAACGAATTAAATAAAGTATTTACAGCCAATACAAACTTGATTCCTGATACAAATGACTTTTGGAAATTTGTTCATAAATatgaaatgatagaaaaaagaatgaataatacaaatgaaatagaaagagtcTCTGATTTGAATTCGCTTGGAGTaccaaaaatatatcataaaacacattgtataaatttcaaattaaatttaagttTTGGAGAGTTATTTGCCAGAGTTCCTGAAACTAAAGCATTAACAAAAGGGCTATTAttgaaattcaaatatataattagtttatatttagattttaaacaaaaagaaaaatttactaaattaaaaaaacttaGAGAAACACAAGCAAATCTACCTGTTGctcaatataaaaatgaaattattgaaacaaTTAAGCAAGAAAGAGTAGTTATTATAGCTGGTGACACTGGTTGTGGAAAGTCAACTCAAGTGCcccaatatttatattctgctggttttaataaaattggtaagattttttatttatatattttatatttttattaaatgtcaTATCAAATAACTAATTGCTTCATTTTTACAGTTTGTACACAACCAAGAAGAATAGCATGCATATCTTTAGCAAAGCGTGTAGCTTTTGAAACATTAACTGAAAACTATAATGAAGTTGGTTATCAAATTCgctttgaaaaacaaaaaactcaagaaacaaaaattacttttattacagAGGGTTTACTGTTAAGACAAGTAAAAATTATGCTAATCTCAAtgataacatattaatatttttataatataacaagaaaaaacaaaatacgttatagcaaattaataattttctgatATACtcataaattagaaatttattaaatctgTAGGTATCAGGTGAATCAGGATTATTACCCTATGATGTTGTAGTATTGGATGAAGTACATGAACGTAATTTACATGGTGACTTCCTATTAGGTGTTATGAAATGTATTATACATCAAGAATCTAATATAAAGTTAATACTGATGTCTGCTACGATCAATATACAGTTGTTCAGTAATTACTTTGCAAAAGAGAATGCAAAAGTGATACAggttaaacaatatatatttgtaacataaagaaagaataatgcgcacttattatttattcatgttatttatTGGAGTCATTTATTTAGGTTCCTGGAAGATTATATccaattcaattattattccgACCTATTACTATAGAAGATATgagatataaaaacaatagattTAATCCCAGTCCATATGTACAAATAATGCAAATGATTGATCACAAATATCCAGGTAAGTTTACACATTTTatctatacaattttatatgttataataatgatttaatttgtttttagcTGATGAAAAAGgtgatttattaatatttctaagcggaatgaaagaaattactGCAGTTGTAGATGCTGCCAAGGAAtatagtacaaaaaaaaataattggattGTTTTACCATTACATAGCTCACTCTCTCTTGCTGACCAAGATAAAGTATAAGActggataatatttttaataaagtttatagtGTTAGCTAATGAAAacatactaaaaaaaaatattttttaggtATTTGATTATGCTCCAGATGAAGTCAGAAAATGTATTGTATCTACAAATATTGCTGAAACCTCTATTACCATAGATGGAATTAGATTTGTAGTAGATAGCGGTAAAGTGAAAGAAATGAGTTATGATCCTTTATGTAAAATGGAGCGCCTTAAAGAATTCTGGATCAGTAAAGCTAGTGCAGAACAAAGGAAAGGTCGTGCTGGTAGAACTGGACCTGGTGTATGTTATAGGTATGTTAATTAAAGTTTtcagataatataataataaatattttattattatactatctaagaattttattatctataggCTTTATTCTGAAGAGGAATATACAGCTCTTGAAGAATATTCGACTCCTGAAATACAACGTGTACCTTtagattctttattattacaaatgattGCTATGGGATTACCAGATGCAAGAAAGTTTCCATTTATAGAACCTCCACCATCACAAAGCATagaaaattcaatattatcattaaaggAGCATGTAAGTAATTAGTTTATAAAGACGTAGAATTCATCTTGTTTActgattataaatttaaatcaacTTTATCTATTATACACATAATGTATTACctaacatatttttctttttcattttagagAGCGTTAACaaatgatgaaaaattaaCATCTATTGGAGTAACATTAGCACGTCTCCCAGTTGATATAAGAATaggaaaaatgttaataatgggTTCTATTTTCCATCAAGTTGAACCAGTATTATCACTTGCTGCTGCTTTAAGCATACAAACTCCTTTCACGAACAGAGCTTATAAAGACATAGAATGTGAGGTAAGAATtgctaaataatatttaatttcattacagTTTTCcttaattacatttaaaaattgttaaagacATCTAGGAAAAAGTTAGAATCTGACCATGGTGATcctataacattattaaatgcATTTAGAGAATGGTTGGAAGTGAAACAACAAAGTATACACGAATCTAGAGGAAGCGGAAGTAACAGCAGAAAATGGTGTAGAAGAAGAGGCTTAGAGGAACAAAGATTTtatgaaatgataaaattacgTACACAATTTAAAGAATTACTTCAAGTTagttaaaataatcataaatatttgacTTGTTTTATGCTTacgtgatattaaatattaattgataaaactATTCATGACAATATACAGGACTGTGGCCTATTAAAAGGTATAGTTGAACCAAATTCTTCTATGACTAGTGCCGAGCGAGCAATACGACATGGTGAATTAAAACTTCTAAAATCACTTAAACAAACCTATAAAAAAAGTGCACCCAGAAAACGTAAACAATTGAAAATAGACACATTTGATATACAATtagaagataatgataataatgatgatgaaatAGACATAAAAGATGTTgaatttcgaatgaaaaatgacGCAACTCAAGTTCAAAATCTTTTAACAGCAGCTACTGCATGTAGTTATAAAGATctaacaatgttaaaattaatactttgtAGTGGTTTATATCCACAATTTGCATGTGCtgatgaatttaattattgcaaggtaaaaaatactattttccataagtataataactaatgcagttatattattttactatataaaaaaaagttagaattaaaaatatttaatttctttttttgcaaattaaaaattttattatttttatattcttatttatattata is drawn from Vespa crabro chromosome 10, iyVesCrab1.2, whole genome shotgun sequence and contains these coding sequences:
- the LOC124427323 gene encoding zinc transporter ZIP3 isoform X1, with protein sequence MYVTATQVKIASILTIGIGSFVVSIAPACFVSHVRDFQHKLILSCVLCFGGGVLLATSILHMLPEVRESLPKYGELAISCGFLLLYFVDECVHYFWGSNIDYSPNSYNHDHGNRNRNFQVCGEYRRPHSQQFGYNVASQNVRSVYPNETKMGYQSNLRENNEYTNRKSSYYGSMQYASNARASYSNEELTFLCHGSHTEPCSDAKVGSVGLLLALTIHSILEGLAIGLQKKPAEILLFLVAVASHKFIVGFCMGLELIGTGNSTSKLALASFVFAISSVIGIGIGMFTSEGNASWSQALLPILQGLAGGTLLYVTVSEVLPRERARWHKSSRRSAGIFQFFSTTTGFLLIFLMNTYIST
- the LOC124427323 gene encoding zinc transporter ZIP1 isoform X2; the protein is MLPEVRESLPKYGELAISCGFLLLYFVDECVHYFWGSNIDYSPNSYNHDHGNRNRNFQVCGEYRRPHSQQFGYNVASQNVRSVYPNETKMGYQSNLRENNEYTNRKSSYYGSMQYASNARASYSNEELTFLCHGSHTEPCSDAKVGSVGLLLALTIHSILEGLAIGLQKKPAEILLFLVAVASHKFIVGFCMGLELIGTGNSTSKLALASFVFAISSVIGIGIGMFTSEGNASWSQALLPILQGLAGGTLLYVTVSEVLPRERARWHKSSRRSAGIFQFFSTTTGFLLIFLMNTYIST
- the LOC124427480 gene encoding probable ATP-dependent RNA helicase DHX34 isoform X1, with protein sequence MSSHYAPNHNRDQNDYVSNKKRHNKRDDNITESKKHKSLSSHSSFSHSTSQRNKDDEEYKQMDLTNHGTEQSYEYKSQYDIKNFSFSKHTNELNKVFTANTNLIPDTNDFWKFVHKYEMIEKRMNNTNEIERVSDLNSLGVPKIYHKTHCINFKLNLSFGELFARVPETKALTKGLLLKFKYIISLYLDFKQKEKFTKLKKLRETQANLPVAQYKNEIIETIKQERVVIIAGDTGCGKSTQVPQYLYSAGFNKIVCTQPRRIACISLAKRVAFETLTENYNEVGYQIRFEKQKTQETKITFITEGLLLRQVSGESGLLPYDVVVLDEVHERNLHGDFLLGVMKCIIHQESNIKLILMSATINIQLFSNYFAKENAKVIQVPGRLYPIQLLFRPITIEDMRYKNNRFNPSPYVQIMQMIDHKYPADEKGDLLIFLSGMKEITAVVDAAKEYSTKKNNWIVLPLHSSLSLADQDKVFDYAPDEVRKCIVSTNIAETSITIDGIRFVVDSGKVKEMSYDPLCKMERLKEFWISKASAEQRKGRAGRTGPGVCYRLYSEEEYTALEEYSTPEIQRVPLDSLLLQMIAMGLPDARKFPFIEPPPSQSIENSILSLKEHRALTNDEKLTSIGVTLARLPVDIRIGKMLIMGSIFHQVEPVLSLAAALSIQTPFTNRAYKDIECETSRKKLESDHGDPITLLNAFREWLEVKQQSIHESRGSGSNSRKWCRRRGLEEQRFYEMIKLRTQFKELLQDCGLLKGIVEPNSSMTSAERAIRHGELKLLKSLKQTYKKSAPRKRKQLKIDTFDIQLEDNDNNDDEIDIKDVEFRMKNDATQVQNLLTAATACSYKDLTMLKLILCSGLYPQFACADEFNYCKSTSEQLFHTKTKPYVALHPMSFFGNYPQVLQLEEHDITSIPGFKSKTPVSSKHQLLTYLSLLETTKPYLVNTLKMPAAQTLLLFAQEIDTNATFSMIVCDAWLLLEFPVPDTGQTLLMKSTKLRHKWEFLLNERLKDSGTTNNIFNISKIEHELTQELIDYMHTTVPYVIKRLLPADLKAIYVGNGNNFVHIDPNPFKVDFKPICNSMKGGIYLTDNITYNCMKETDWSDKIAVDMCETTWTCQQCNVEGIFNSIEKLQHQSTCMQSSVKETTDNVENIKSKPNSQAYNCPECSKTFHLTPIEILKHKRQHIKTNMS
- the LOC124427480 gene encoding probable ATP-dependent RNA helicase DHX34 isoform X2; this encodes MALNNPNTNLIPDTNDFWKFVHKYEMIEKRMNNTNEIERVSDLNSLGVPKIYHKTHCINFKLNLSFGELFARVPETKALTKGLLLKFKYIISLYLDFKQKEKFTKLKKLRETQANLPVAQYKNEIIETIKQERVVIIAGDTGCGKSTQVPQYLYSAGFNKIVCTQPRRIACISLAKRVAFETLTENYNEVGYQIRFEKQKTQETKITFITEGLLLRQVSGESGLLPYDVVVLDEVHERNLHGDFLLGVMKCIIHQESNIKLILMSATINIQLFSNYFAKENAKVIQVPGRLYPIQLLFRPITIEDMRYKNNRFNPSPYVQIMQMIDHKYPADEKGDLLIFLSGMKEITAVVDAAKEYSTKKNNWIVLPLHSSLSLADQDKVFDYAPDEVRKCIVSTNIAETSITIDGIRFVVDSGKVKEMSYDPLCKMERLKEFWISKASAEQRKGRAGRTGPGVCYRLYSEEEYTALEEYSTPEIQRVPLDSLLLQMIAMGLPDARKFPFIEPPPSQSIENSILSLKEHRALTNDEKLTSIGVTLARLPVDIRIGKMLIMGSIFHQVEPVLSLAAALSIQTPFTNRAYKDIECETSRKKLESDHGDPITLLNAFREWLEVKQQSIHESRGSGSNSRKWCRRRGLEEQRFYEMIKLRTQFKELLQDCGLLKGIVEPNSSMTSAERAIRHGELKLLKSLKQTYKKSAPRKRKQLKIDTFDIQLEDNDNNDDEIDIKDVEFRMKNDATQVQNLLTAATACSYKDLTMLKLILCSGLYPQFACADEFNYCKSTSEQLFHTKTKPYVALHPMSFFGNYPQVLQLEEHDITSIPGFKSKTPVSSKHQLLTYLSLLETTKPYLVNTLKMPAAQTLLLFAQEIDTNATFSMIVCDAWLLLEFPVPDTGQTLLMKSTKLRHKWEFLLNERLKDSGTTNNIFNISKIEHELTQELIDYMHTTVPYVIKRLLPADLKAIYVGNGNNFVHIDPNPFKVDFKPICNSMKGGIYLTDNITYNCMKETDWSDKIAVDMCETTWTCQQCNVEGIFNSIEKLQHQSTCMQSSVKETTDNVENIKSKPNSQAYNCPECSKTFHLTPIEILKHKRQHIKTNMS